One stretch of Lacrimispora sphenoides DNA includes these proteins:
- a CDS encoding carbohydrate ABC transporter permease, giving the protein MKMKKKIKFLLLCLIALTQLFPLYWLFTFSLKSNGEIFGENPIGLPQIWRWENYGNAFTQTNLIRYFLNSVFYSMATVAVAGILSAMAAYAIARMKWKLKSLVFGIFALGIMIPAQAALLPLFQVLDKTGLKGGYLGLLIPYIAGALPMSIMILIGFYKSIPIEIEEAACIDGCGIFRCFATIILPIVKPAIATASIFTFLGTWNELMLANTFVDSDRYRTLPVGIMSFAGQYSTDWGLIGAGMVIATLPTIVIYFILSNQIQDSLVAGAVKG; this is encoded by the coding sequence ATGAAGATGAAAAAAAAGATAAAGTTTTTGCTGCTGTGCCTCATTGCACTGACTCAGCTTTTTCCCTTATATTGGCTTTTTACCTTTTCCTTAAAAAGCAATGGAGAGATATTTGGAGAAAACCCCATCGGGCTTCCACAGATCTGGAGATGGGAAAATTACGGAAATGCATTTACCCAGACAAACTTAATCCGGTACTTTTTAAACTCCGTATTCTACTCCATGGCAACCGTGGCCGTTGCTGGAATTTTATCTGCCATGGCTGCTTATGCCATAGCCAGAATGAAATGGAAGCTTAAATCCCTGGTATTTGGAATTTTTGCATTGGGAATTATGATTCCGGCCCAGGCCGCCCTGCTTCCACTGTTTCAGGTCCTTGATAAAACTGGGTTAAAGGGCGGATACTTAGGACTTCTGATTCCTTATATCGCGGGGGCTCTTCCCATGAGCATCATGATATTAATCGGATTTTACAAAAGCATCCCCATAGAAATAGAAGAGGCAGCCTGCATTGATGGCTGCGGGATTTTCCGGTGCTTTGCAACCATCATACTTCCCATCGTCAAGCCGGCGATTGCCACAGCCTCTATTTTTACATTTTTAGGGACCTGGAATGAGTTAATGTTAGCCAATACCTTTGTGGACAGCGACCGTTACCGGACCTTGCCCGTGGGCATCATGTCCTTTGCAGGTCAATATTCCACTGATTGGGGGTTGATCGGAGCGGGCATGGTCATTGCCACTCTGCCCACCATTGTTATTTATTTTATACTGAGCAATCAGATTCAGGATAGCCTGGTTGCAGGTGCGGTGAAAGGATGA
- a CDS encoding carbohydrate ABC transporter permease, whose product MNNMLGRKSFVACFVLPALILFISFSMIPLFISGAYSLFQYDGMGKMKFIGLGNYIRLFAEDRHFVKAVINSFLLVGASLLIQLPISLFLAMVLARGVKGEKFFRTVYFLPVVISSMVIGQLWMKMFNSEYGLLNHLIRALGASDFSYSWLSNPKTAFLSTLIPAVWQYIGYHMLIFYAGIKSISQDYYEAAQIDGASKWQVNTKITLPLLAPVIKTCVIFSITGSLRAFDLIYVMTGGGPNHASEVPATLMYNNLFRRGLYGYGSAQAFFIVVECLLFTFIVSRLFKKAEENASAI is encoded by the coding sequence ATGAATAACATGTTGGGAAGAAAGAGCTTTGTGGCCTGCTTTGTGCTGCCTGCGCTCATCCTGTTTATCAGCTTTAGTATGATCCCCCTTTTTATTTCCGGAGCCTACAGTCTGTTCCAGTACGATGGCATGGGGAAAATGAAGTTTATCGGACTTGGGAATTACATAAGGCTGTTTGCAGAGGACCGCCACTTTGTGAAGGCCGTTATAAATTCCTTTCTTTTAGTGGGCGCATCCTTACTCATTCAGCTGCCCATCTCTCTTTTTCTGGCTATGGTTCTGGCAAGGGGAGTAAAAGGAGAAAAGTTCTTTCGTACCGTCTACTTTTTGCCGGTGGTCATTTCCAGTATGGTGATCGGTCAGCTTTGGATGAAGATGTTTAACAGCGAATATGGGCTTTTAAACCATTTAATCCGTGCTCTGGGAGCCTCTGATTTCAGCTATTCCTGGCTTTCCAATCCCAAAACTGCATTTCTCTCCACTTTGATTCCTGCGGTGTGGCAGTACATCGGCTACCACATGCTGATTTTTTATGCAGGGATCAAATCCATTTCCCAGGATTATTATGAGGCGGCTCAAATCGACGGTGCCAGTAAGTGGCAGGTGAATACAAAGATTACCCTGCCTCTCTTAGCGCCGGTGATTAAGACCTGCGTCATATTCTCCATTACAGGTTCCCTAAGGGCCTTTGACTTAATCTATGTCATGACCGGGGGCGGCCCAAACCATGCCAGTGAAGTGCCTGCAACCCTGATGTACAACAATTTATTCCGCAGAGGCCTATATGGGTATGGAAGCGCACAGGCATTTTTCATCGTAGTGGAATGCCTGCTGTTTACCTTTATTGTAAGCAGGCTGTTTAAAAAAGCGGAAGAAAATGCATCAGCCATATAA
- a CDS encoding ABC transporter substrate-binding protein, with protein sequence MKKSLLKRVSAVALTVALAAGMTGCGSKGSAAPTNAGSSGEGKTEKTVLNVWHQWSNDTNELKKKYDEAVAAYLAENPNVEINTQTLDTEAYKTKISAEFAGDAKGIDVFYYWGAGTARKMINADKLLPLDSYITDDIKGKLLEGSTAAFEYNGKTYSLPSFSWYMTLYCNKALFDQAGAELPDTYDKLVTAVEKLKALDGVTPLASGAKDGWNAAFIYQALALRTVGAEEINKMLSGQAPFEGEGYAEAADKVQELYKMGAFGANPLEQGNDDANAAFGTGRAAMRLMGSWFANGIYTDKAVTINPEDVVAMEIPMITGKGNETDYCGGFVESFWVNKSTKNPDEAAKFTIYINEKMGEAAYESGSGFSGWKTEVDEKGLNPLFVQIKDLLSQGKTSVLAWDTSLDAEPATIHNEQVQTLFAPGADTGEFIKEHEAAINK encoded by the coding sequence ATGAAAAAAAGTTTATTAAAAAGAGTTTCGGCCGTTGCACTTACGGTAGCTCTGGCAGCAGGTATGACAGGCTGTGGAAGCAAAGGCAGTGCGGCTCCGACAAACGCCGGCAGTTCAGGGGAGGGAAAGACGGAAAAAACCGTTTTAAATGTCTGGCACCAGTGGTCCAATGATACCAATGAACTAAAGAAAAAATATGACGAGGCGGTTGCCGCTTATTTGGCGGAAAATCCCAATGTAGAAATCAACACCCAGACCCTGGATACGGAAGCTTATAAGACGAAGATATCCGCAGAGTTTGCAGGAGATGCAAAAGGAATTGATGTGTTCTATTACTGGGGAGCAGGAACCGCAAGAAAGATGATCAATGCGGATAAACTCCTTCCTCTGGATTCCTATATCACAGATGATATTAAGGGAAAACTTCTGGAGGGCTCTACGGCAGCTTTTGAATACAATGGAAAAACTTATTCTCTTCCTTCCTTTTCCTGGTACATGACCTTATACTGCAATAAGGCCTTATTTGATCAGGCAGGAGCAGAGCTTCCAGATACATACGACAAACTGGTAACCGCAGTTGAAAAGCTGAAGGCTCTTGATGGGGTGACCCCTCTGGCTTCCGGCGCAAAGGATGGCTGGAATGCGGCATTCATCTATCAGGCACTGGCACTGCGAACTGTAGGGGCAGAGGAAATCAACAAGATGCTTTCTGGCCAGGCTCCCTTTGAAGGAGAGGGCTACGCGGAAGCGGCGGATAAGGTCCAGGAATTATACAAGATGGGAGCATTTGGAGCCAATCCTCTGGAGCAGGGCAATGATGATGCCAATGCAGCCTTTGGAACCGGAAGAGCCGCCATGAGGCTTATGGGAAGCTGGTTTGCAAATGGAATTTATACAGATAAAGCCGTTACCATCAATCCGGAGGATGTGGTTGCAATGGAAATCCCCATGATTACCGGCAAAGGCAATGAAACCGATTATTGCGGCGGATTCGTAGAATCCTTCTGGGTAAATAAGAGCACGAAGAATCCGGATGAGGCAGCTAAATTCACAATCTACATAAACGAAAAGATGGGGGAAGCTGCTTATGAGTCAGGCTCAGGTTTCAGCGGTTGGAAAACAGAGGTGGATGAAAAGGGCTTAAATCCTCTTTTTGTACAGATCAAGGATCTCCTTTCCCAAGGAAAGACCTCAGTCCTTGCATGGGATACCTCTCTTGATGCGGAACCTGCCACCATTCACAATGAACAGGTGCAGACCCTGTTCGCTCCAGGTGCCGATACGGGTGAGTTTATAAAGGAACATGAAGCAGCTATTAACAAGTAA
- a CDS encoding response regulator: MEIKVLIVDDEKLERVLIKRGFPWEDHGFSVIGEASSGTEALEFIKYRKPELVLTDINMPHMEGLELAEHISALDENIHVIMITGYREFEYARRAVKLGVEDFLLKPIDMNELKEIALKIRGKIIKEKDHRKEVEMLKQSVSADQDILMESFFQRLVEKRTSEEEAEKKLLAYGCEALLKGCCCLNLHLKEERSGEADGSLHKRAIELLGRDPIDGTISFLHYMKNIILFCTVRRLKDSGEIARQIHLRLRENNIDSTIGISRSHEGYEGIAEAFAESEHALSASVLLGNNRIITYEEYMHIMEKNPDKLSFDWEDFLFSLTNGISDRVSAAIEDYVEGVRNSRVTEVEYLRLTVMDLMSKAGSTLNKYGVSLEQLIGEDRLFESIQSIQTVEECRPFLDESIHMILNYHNSKKSKQGNKVVNEALEYIDKNFCDPALTLKSVASAVFSNESYLSRVFKKEAGQSLIEYVLKKRIEESIRLLNTTDYKVYEIAEKVGFRDSHYFGICFKKHVGVTVKEYKQR, encoded by the coding sequence ATGGAGATCAAGGTACTGATTGTGGATGATGAAAAACTGGAACGGGTGCTGATCAAACGGGGATTTCCCTGGGAAGATCATGGATTTTCAGTCATTGGAGAGGCTTCCTCCGGTACGGAAGCATTGGAATTCATAAAATACAGAAAGCCGGAGTTGGTTTTAACCGATATCAATATGCCCCATATGGAGGGTCTGGAGCTTGCGGAACATATTTCAGCTTTGGATGAGAACATCCATGTAATCATGATCACAGGATACCGGGAATTTGAATACGCAAGGCGGGCGGTAAAGCTGGGGGTAGAGGATTTTCTGTTAAAGCCCATTGATATGAATGAGCTGAAGGAAATCGCTCTTAAGATCAGGGGAAAAATCATAAAGGAAAAGGACCACCGTAAGGAGGTGGAGATGTTAAAACAGAGTGTTTCCGCCGACCAGGACATTTTAATGGAAAGCTTCTTTCAGCGGCTGGTGGAAAAGCGGACCAGTGAGGAGGAAGCGGAGAAAAAGCTTCTTGCCTATGGCTGTGAAGCGCTGTTAAAAGGGTGCTGCTGCTTAAACCTCCACTTAAAAGAGGAACGGTCAGGGGAAGCAGACGGCAGCCTCCATAAAAGGGCCATAGAACTCCTTGGCAGGGATCCCATTGACGGGACCATATCTTTTCTTCACTATATGAAAAATATTATCTTGTTTTGTACGGTCAGGCGATTAAAGGACAGCGGGGAAATCGCTCGGCAAATCCATCTAAGGCTGAGGGAAAACAACATTGATTCCACCATTGGCATAAGCCGCAGCCATGAGGGCTATGAGGGAATTGCAGAAGCATTTGCCGAATCCGAACATGCCCTCAGCGCATCGGTGCTTTTAGGGAATAACCGGATTATCACGTACGAAGAATATATGCATATTATGGAAAAAAATCCGGATAAACTGTCCTTTGACTGGGAGGACTTCCTTTTTTCTCTTACCAATGGAATTTCCGACAGGGTATCTGCTGCAATCGAGGATTATGTGGAAGGAGTCAGGAATTCAAGGGTAACGGAAGTGGAATATTTAAGGCTTACGGTTATGGATTTAATGTCCAAGGCTGGAAGTACCCTTAATAAGTATGGGGTCAGTTTGGAACAGCTCATAGGAGAAGACCGTCTGTTTGAATCCATACAATCCATACAGACGGTGGAAGAGTGCCGGCCGTTTCTGGATGAATCCATCCATATGATTTTGAACTATCATAACAGCAAGAAATCAAAGCAGGGAAATAAGGTGGTAAACGAGGCCCTGGAATATATCGATAAAAACTTTTGCGATCCTGCTCTTACTCTTAAATCCGTAGCATCGGCTGTTTTTTCCAATGAAAGCTACTTAAGCAGAGTATTTAAAAAAGAGGCCGGACAGAGCCTGATTGAATATGTCCTGAAAAAAAGGATTGAAGAGAGCATCCGCCTTCTTAATACAACGGATTACAAAGTATACGAAATAGCAGAAAAGGTGGGATTCCGGGATTCCCATTACTTTGGCATCTGCTTTAAAAAGCATGTGGGAGTAACCGTTAAGGAGTATAAGCAAAGGTAG
- a CDS encoding cache domain-containing sensor histidine kinase — MAGLMDAWKNMRIKTKILIMYLTVVLLSFVITFSVISVINSSYTKREILGAGTQTVSALKGNLSLIFDNVTQFSNLIYFDRNVQEALRNVDNRAIDPSIQRTIKQSLVNMILSGEYISSVLIMDSYHNVYSSYKKTPKGIYGEKILESEWYRHLGEHRGNGFFMKGSEGVIEFYGDTPYITYIREIRDENTYKPLAILLVTVNEETIRNYFNGVSNSSDSDFYILGDEDEYIVAPGNPGQRTGENRLVITQDIGIENWKLAGSFQLDNMTAMAPYYSTVILLIMCMNVAFVFVCSVMLTRFIFHPLLKVEKHMMLVEKGQFDEMEVDRQKDEINNLKRVFNHMARSIKNLIQKVKEEEQIIAKVELDLLQAQINPHFLYNTLDAVSALALMRDYDNCFKMTQALGSFYRNSLNSGLDFITVKDEISCIQSYLTILNIRYDNEIKVEVDVEEEVKDCRILKLLLQPLVENAVHHGIKPREGKGTVSIKAFSDEDEIIFLVSDDGVGMSEEKIEEIMEGRTVTGKSGFGLYNLMQRITLYHGIRQPVLIHSEIGNGTEIAVRVKRMEAKGLEHGDQGTDCG; from the coding sequence ATGGCTGGTCTGATGGATGCATGGAAAAATATGAGGATTAAGACAAAGATCCTGATTATGTATTTAACGGTCGTATTATTATCCTTTGTAATCACCTTTTCGGTCATATCTGTTATTAACAGCTCCTACACGAAACGAGAAATTCTGGGAGCAGGCACTCAGACGGTCAGCGCCCTTAAGGGGAATTTGTCCCTGATCTTTGATAATGTGACCCAGTTTTCAAACCTAATCTATTTTGATAGAAATGTTCAGGAGGCTTTAAGAAATGTGGATAACAGAGCCATTGATCCGTCTATCCAGAGAACCATCAAGCAAAGTCTGGTTAATATGATCCTGTCAGGGGAGTATATTTCCAGCGTTCTGATTATGGATTCCTATCATAATGTGTACAGCTCCTATAAAAAGACACCCAAGGGGATTTACGGAGAAAAGATCCTGGAGTCTGAGTGGTACCGGCATTTAGGTGAGCACAGGGGAAACGGTTTTTTTATGAAAGGCAGCGAGGGGGTCATTGAATTCTATGGAGATACCCCTTATATTACCTATATCCGGGAAATCCGGGATGAAAATACATATAAGCCTTTGGCCATTTTGCTGGTTACGGTCAATGAGGAAACAATACGCAATTACTTTAATGGGGTCAGTAATTCCAGTGACAGTGATTTTTATATCCTGGGCGATGAGGATGAATACATTGTGGCCCCTGGGAATCCCGGACAGCGGACCGGCGAAAACCGGCTGGTGATCACCCAGGACATCGGCATAGAAAACTGGAAGCTGGCCGGATCCTTTCAACTGGATAATATGACAGCCATGGCGCCCTATTATTCCACCGTTATCCTGCTGATCATGTGTATGAACGTTGCTTTTGTCTTTGTATGCTCGGTCATGCTCACCCGTTTTATCTTCCATCCCCTGTTAAAGGTGGAAAAGCATATGATGCTTGTGGAAAAAGGCCAGTTTGATGAAATGGAGGTGGACCGGCAGAAAGATGAAATCAATAATCTGAAGCGGGTATTTAATCATATGGCAAGATCCATTAAAAACCTGATCCAAAAGGTGAAGGAAGAAGAGCAGATCATTGCAAAGGTGGAACTGGATCTGCTTCAGGCCCAGATTAACCCTCATTTTCTATACAATACCCTTGATGCGGTATCCGCTCTTGCTCTCATGCGGGATTATGATAATTGCTTTAAAATGACTCAGGCTCTGGGAAGCTTTTACAGGAATAGCCTAAACAGCGGATTGGATTTTATTACGGTAAAGGATGAAATAAGTTGCATACAAAGCTACTTAACCATCTTAAATATCCGCTATGACAATGAAATAAAGGTAGAAGTGGATGTAGAAGAAGAGGTGAAGGACTGCAGGATATTAAAGCTGCTTTTACAGCCTTTGGTGGAGAACGCGGTCCATCATGGAATCAAGCCAAGGGAAGGAAAAGGAACCGTTTCCATCAAGGCCTTTTCCGATGAGGATGAAATTATTTTTCTGGTGTCTGATGACGGGGTCGGCATGAGCGAGGAAAAGATCGAAGAAATCATGGAAGGCAGGACAGTGACCGGTAAGTCAGGATTCGGCCTTTATAACCTGATGCAGCGGATTACCCTATATCATGGGATCAGGCAGCCGGTTCTTATCCATAGTGAGATCGGAAATGGAACGGAAATAGCAGTAAGAGTAAAGCGAATGGAAGCAAAGGGGTTGGAACATGGAGATCAAGGTACTGATTGTGGATGA
- a CDS encoding histidinol-phosphatase HisJ family protein, which translates to MLPDYHFHTNFSGDSKTPMRTQMERAISLGMTSLCITDHHDYDVDSVIDFTLQTDQYFEAMSALREEYKDRIDLRIGIELGLQTHLKEYYRELLSSYPFDFIIGSTHFINRKDPAYPEFFKGREEQKAYLQYFQATLDNVKNIDNYDVAGHIDYIVRYGPNKARYYSYEAYKDILDDILRAIIERGKGIECNTAGFRKGIGQPNPCAGIIKRYKELGGEIITIGSDAHIPEDLGADFQTAGELLKQCGFSYYTEFRRRKPEFKPL; encoded by the coding sequence ATGCTGCCAGATTATCATTTTCATACAAATTTTTCAGGAGACTCCAAAACTCCCATGCGGACCCAAATGGAACGGGCCATAAGCCTTGGAATGACTTCCCTCTGTATTACGGACCATCACGATTATGACGTAGACTCTGTCATCGATTTTACCCTTCAGACGGACCAGTATTTTGAAGCAATGTCTGCCTTAAGGGAAGAATACAAAGACCGCATCGACCTTCGCATAGGGATCGAACTGGGACTTCAGACCCATTTAAAAGAATATTACAGGGAATTGTTATCAAGTTATCCCTTTGATTTTATCATCGGCTCCACCCACTTTATTAACAGAAAAGATCCTGCTTATCCGGAGTTTTTTAAAGGAAGAGAGGAGCAAAAAGCATATCTTCAGTATTTCCAGGCCACACTGGATAATGTGAAAAATATTGACAACTATGACGTAGCAGGCCATATCGACTACATCGTCCGTTATGGCCCGAATAAAGCTCGTTACTACAGCTACGAAGCATACAAGGATATTTTAGATGACATTTTAAGAGCGATTATCGAGCGGGGCAAAGGAATAGAATGCAATACAGCCGGTTTCCGGAAAGGAATCGGACAGCCAAACCCATGTGCCGGTATTATTAAGCGCTATAAGGAATTAGGCGGGGAGATCATAACCATCGGTTCCGACGCCCATATACCGGAAGATTTAGGAGCAGACTTTCAGACAGCGGGTGAACTTCTTAAGCAATGCGGATTTTCCTATTATACGGAGTTCCGCCGACGAAAACCGGAATTCAAACCCCTGTAA
- the sdaAB gene encoding L-serine ammonia-lyase, iron-sulfur-dependent subunit beta, with translation MNVFDIIGPVMIGPSSSHTAGAARIGKTAALLLGASVAKADILFHGSFAKTYKGHGTDKAIVGGILKLDPWDPGIRTSLETAKEQGISVTIHTGTIENAHPNTALVTLTSDQGSTISVQGASVGGGNIVINKVNDMEVYFTGQNTTLIVMHQDVPGIIAHVTNLVAVGNANICNFRLNRQEKRGLAIMSIEMDSDFDQSLVSQIQTIPYVYNTILLKLN, from the coding sequence ATGAATGTATTTGATATTATCGGGCCTGTTATGATCGGGCCTTCCAGCTCCCATACGGCCGGCGCTGCCCGCATCGGTAAAACGGCTGCCCTGCTTTTAGGTGCTTCTGTTGCAAAAGCAGATATCCTGTTTCACGGCTCCTTTGCAAAAACTTACAAAGGGCACGGCACAGACAAAGCCATTGTAGGCGGAATTTTAAAACTGGACCCCTGGGACCCGGGAATCCGGACAAGCCTTGAAACAGCCAAGGAACAAGGGATATCCGTCACGATCCACACCGGAACCATTGAAAATGCCCATCCAAACACGGCGTTAGTCACCCTTACCTCAGATCAGGGCAGTACCATCTCCGTCCAGGGAGCGTCAGTGGGAGGCGGCAACATCGTCATAAACAAGGTAAATGACATGGAGGTTTATTTTACCGGGCAGAATACCACCCTGATCGTTATGCATCAGGATGTTCCCGGAATCATCGCCCATGTGACGAACCTGGTGGCCGTGGGCAATGCCAACATCTGCAATTTCCGCTTAAACAGGCAGGAAAAACGCGGACTTGCCATCATGTCCATTGAAATGGATTCTGACTTTGACCAGTCCCTGGTCTCCCAGATCCAAACCATCCCTTATGTATACAACACGATTTTGTTAAAATTAAACTGA
- the sdaAA gene encoding L-serine ammonia-lyase, iron-sulfur-dependent, subunit alpha has product MQLKYNSVEELVAAASSSNKKISEIVLEQQAEDMETSPEDVYSTMESSFEVMRQSVLNGMDESLRSSSGLSGGAAAKLKKAVEEGKNHYGHLLGNAISMALAVTEYNSCMGQIVAAPTAGSCGVIPAALISVMDEFDLPKHDIIMSLFTASAIGMVIAKCASIAGAEGGCQAEVGSASAMAAAALTEIFGGTPQMVSDSCAIALKNTMGLVCDPVAGLVEVPCIKRNAMGVANAFTASELACAGITSAIPADEVIFAMKQVGNLMSTSLKETSEGGLAATPTGCRLRKQIFG; this is encoded by the coding sequence ATGCAATTAAAATATAATTCCGTGGAAGAGCTTGTAGCCGCCGCTTCATCTTCCAATAAAAAAATATCGGAAATTGTGCTAGAGCAGCAGGCCGAGGATATGGAGACCAGTCCGGAAGATGTCTACTCCACCATGGAAAGCAGTTTTGAGGTTATGAGGCAGTCTGTGTTAAACGGCATGGATGAATCCCTCCGTTCTTCCAGCGGTCTTTCCGGGGGAGCTGCCGCCAAATTAAAAAAGGCAGTAGAGGAAGGAAAAAACCATTACGGCCATCTCCTTGGCAATGCCATTAGTATGGCTCTTGCCGTGACGGAATACAATTCCTGCATGGGGCAGATCGTGGCGGCTCCTACAGCCGGCTCCTGCGGTGTCATTCCGGCAGCTCTCATTTCCGTTATGGACGAATTTGATTTACCAAAGCATGATATCATCATGTCCCTGTTCACTGCATCGGCCATTGGCATGGTCATTGCCAAATGCGCCAGCATCGCCGGAGCGGAGGGCGGGTGCCAGGCCGAGGTGGGATCCGCGTCCGCCATGGCTGCTGCAGCTCTTACGGAAATCTTTGGCGGAACGCCCCAGATGGTTTCCGACAGCTGCGCTATAGCCCTGAAAAATACCATGGGCCTGGTATGTGACCCGGTGGCAGGTCTGGTAGAGGTTCCCTGTATCAAGCGCAATGCCATGGGAGTAGCCAATGCATTTACTGCTTCGGAGCTTGCCTGTGCCGGAATCACAAGCGCCATTCCTGCAGATGAGGTGATCTTTGCCATGAAGCAGGTGGGCAATCTCATGTCTACCTCCTTAAAGGAAACTTCAGAGGGCGGCCTGGCCGCAACCCCTACCGGCTGCCGCTTACGTAAGCAGATCTTCGGATAA
- the argH gene encoding argininosuccinate lyase produces the protein MKLWGGRFTKETNQLVHNFNASISFDQKFYHQDIEGSIAHVKMLAKQGLLTEEDKDKIVKGLMEIREDLESGALVITGEHEDIHSFVEAVLTERIGEAGKRLHTGRSRNDQVALDMKLYTRDEIDELTLLVEGLLSVLLKLMEENLDTYMPGFTHLQKAQPITLAHHLGAYFEMFDRDHSRLHDIKKRMNYCPLGSGALAGTTYPLDREYTAELLGFAGPTLNSMDSVADRDYLIELLSALSIISMHLSRFCEEIIIWNTNEYRFVEIDDSYSTGSSIMPQKKNPDIAELIRGKTGRVYGALVSLLTTMKGIPLAYNKDMQEDKELAFDAIDTVKGCLALFTGMISTMTFRKDVMEASAKNGFTNATDAADYLVNHGVAFRDAHGIVGQLVLFCIEKGIALDDMSLEEYKAISPVFEEDIYDAISLKTCVEKRMTIGAPGQEAMKRVIEIYKKKLEK, from the coding sequence ATGAAACTATGGGGCGGACGCTTCACAAAAGAAACCAATCAGCTGGTTCACAACTTTAATGCATCTATATCATTTGATCAAAAATTCTATCATCAGGATATTGAGGGCAGCATTGCTCATGTGAAGATGCTGGCAAAACAAGGACTTCTTACGGAGGAAGATAAAGATAAGATCGTAAAAGGCCTTATGGAGATCCGGGAGGATTTAGAAAGCGGAGCCCTGGTAATAACGGGGGAACATGAAGACATTCATTCTTTCGTTGAAGCAGTATTAACGGAACGGATCGGGGAGGCCGGAAAGCGCCTTCATACCGGACGGAGCCGCAATGATCAGGTGGCTCTTGACATGAAGCTGTATACCAGAGATGAGATCGATGAGCTTACCCTTTTGGTGGAAGGACTTCTCTCAGTGCTTTTAAAGCTTATGGAAGAAAATCTTGACACTTACATGCCTGGATTTACCCATCTGCAAAAAGCGCAGCCAATCACCCTGGCTCACCACCTGGGGGCTTATTTTGAAATGTTTGACAGGGATCATTCCCGCCTTCATGACATTAAAAAAAGGATGAACTATTGTCCCCTTGGCTCTGGCGCTTTGGCTGGAACCACTTATCCCCTGGACCGGGAATATACGGCAGAGCTTCTGGGATTTGCAGGGCCGACTCTTAACAGTATGGATTCTGTGGCCGACCGGGATTACTTAATCGAGCTTTTAAGTGCGTTATCCATCATTTCCATGCATTTAAGCAGATTCTGTGAAGAGATCATTATCTGGAATACTAATGAATACCGGTTTGTGGAAATTGATGATTCCTACAGCACCGGAAGCAGCATCATGCCTCAGAAAAAGAACCCGGACATTGCGGAACTGATCAGGGGAAAGACCGGCAGGGTTTACGGCGCCCTGGTGTCTCTGTTAACCACCATGAAGGGAATTCCTCTTGCCTACAACAAGGACATGCAGGAGGATAAGGAGCTGGCCTTTGACGCCATTGACACGGTAAAAGGCTGCCTTGCCCTGTTTACAGGAATGATTTCCACCATGACCTTCCGAAAGGATGTGATGGAAGCCAGCGCCAAAAACGGTTTTACCAATGCAACTGATGCGGCCGATTATCTGGTAAATCATGGAGTGGCCTTCCGGGATGCCCATGGAATCGTTGGACAGCTTGTACTTTTCTGCATAGAAAAGGGCATTGCCCTGGATGATATGAGCCTGGAAGAATATAAGGCCATCAGTCCGGTGTTCGAAGAAGATATTTATGATGCCATCAGCTTAAAAACCTGTGTGGAAAAAAGAATGACCATTGGTGCTCCTGGCCAGGAGGCAATGAAAAGAGTCATTGAAATTTATAAGAAGAAGCTTGAAAAATAG